A stretch of Saccharomyces cerevisiae S288C chromosome IV, complete sequence DNA encodes these proteins:
- the SRB7 gene encoding Srb7p (Subunit of the RNA polymerase II mediator complex; associates with core polymerase subunits to form the RNA polymerase II holoenzyme; essential for transcriptional regulation; target of the global repressor Tup1p) — protein MTDRLTQLQICLDQMTEQFCATLNYIDKNHGFERLTVNEPQMSDKHATVVPPEEFSNTIDELSTDIILKTRQINKLIDSLPGVDVSAEEQLRKIDMLQKKLVEVEDEKIEAIKKKEKLLRHVDSLIEDFVDGIANSKKST, from the coding sequence ATGACAGATAGATTAACACAATTGCAGATATGTTTAGACCAAATGACGGAGCAATTCTGTGCTACTTTAAACTACATAGATAAGAACCATGGTTTTGAACGATTGACCGTAAATGAACCTCAGATGTCCGATAAGCATGCCACAGTAGTACCTCCTGAGGAATTTTCTAACACGATAGATGAGCTATCCACGGACATTATACTTAAAACAAGACAGATAAACAAGCTTATTGACTCGTTACCTGGTGTTGACGTTTCAGCTGAAGAGCAATTAAGGAAGATTGATATGTTGCAGAAAAAGCTAGTTGAAGTGGAAGACGAAAAAATTGAGGCCatcaaaaagaaggagaaaCTTTTAAGGCACGTTGATTCTTTAATTGAAGATTTTGTAGATGGCATTGCAAACTCAAAAAAGAGCACATAA
- the SUM1 gene encoding Sum1p (Transcriptional repressor that regulates middle-sporulation genes; required for mitotic repression of middle sporulation-specific genes; also acts as general replication initiation factor; involved in telomere maintenance, chromatin silencing; regulated by pachytene checkpoint), whose amino-acid sequence MSENTTAPSDNITNEQRLPSGPKDDVDTLALTSAQNQANSLRKLDTDANAKALPSITDIPVSDDSDIKRQVGSGFGSNPLHIKDSEAFPHSSIEALKEGMDKVTKQCNDLKTALLSKDTSLTDSVQDLFNSLKVLSHNQSVLENKLDDVMKNQVNTDILVNNLNERLNKLSTMLQNTSKVNHSNLLIENSSNNTSSQHNTSSSRRGPGRPRKDASTSTMNKLVSNAASVNLKSASNQGAPFSPVNITLPTAVVQTSKSKRYFVEPSTKQESLLLSAPSSSRDDADMSLTSVPQRTNNENGKERPSTANSSSITPTPVTPNNLIQIKRKRGRPPKKRTVETMISNSTDTIDKSDASNRIKNEIPINSLLPSSKFHQIPSSPSNPVSQPAPVRTSRSATQEIDIKSLELASLISTNGDPNAEDSNTTDTVHNNVEGKVNVEENKTEKEKIITIKSSSENSGNNTTNNNNTDNVIKFSANSDINSDIRRLMVNDQFSLSYDASGNITVKLPPVSSPAAATAAAAAAVTSEMNRQQRELDKRRDSREKMLVNMKYNDRDKAKSFMESNKKLLKAMKEEERRKRMTSIIHDNHLNLNLNEISTRSKIKSAEKPTTKGSSMSPKPRSASISGISDHQQEGYQPLEQEKLVDIDNEGSNANSDSLKMGLTISAADTVHKVGIQSMLNSGEEAITKENAEYERKTPGDEETTTFVPLENSQPSDTIRKRTAGDDGALDQTENTSISPKKRRTEDHTKGEEDEGERGVGNSGTLATVENVSGDISADLSKGTSSIHNDTESANDSSNGNGNLGLGTESRNTLLTATPIELICREGFFYRRDIPDVPITTGAYLEFKFKAKEEELINSSINEEDYAAKSKHEKMNAHFFKPDIQEETELAFEILSKTTLTEKYVNSLEYFLMEFRWENKLVGLGLKLRESKRTWQRRKALFALFEFWRDQSRDKRRFHNYTILHAVKEMENYRIFINRSVSWFYNHITLLKMILYDLCDNVTTQWREWMFPHNETLPALGQDGINEDNLNETIDNMLIFDFLDDGSENNQVKYSRIIPPDIR is encoded by the coding sequence ATGTCTGAGAACACCACAGCCCCTTCTGATAACATAACCAATGAACAGAGACTTCCGTCTGGACCCAAAGATGACGTAGATACGTTAGCACTTACCAGTGCTCAAAATCAAGCTAATAGTTTGAGGAAGCTAGATACAGATGCGAACGCTAAAGCTTTGCCATCCATCACAGACATACCAGTCAGTGATGATTCTGATATAAAACGACAAGTTGGCTCTGGTTTTGGTTCAAATCCGCTTCATATAAAAGATTCCGAGGCCTTTCCACATTCATCTATTGAAGCCCTAAAAGAGGGTATGGACAAAGTCACAAAACAATGCAACGATTTGAAGACGGCTTTGCTTTCCAAAGACACTTCCCTCACTGATTCTGTGCAGGATTTGTTTAACTCATTAAAAGTTTTATCACACAACCAATCagttttggaaaataagCTGGATGATGTCATGAAGAATCAAGTAAATACTGACATATTGGTCAATAATTTGAATGAACGATTGAACAAATTATCGACAATGTTGCAAAATACTTCGAAAGTAAATCACTCTAACCTTCTCATAGAAAATTCATCCAACAATACCAGTTCACAGCATAATACCTCTTCTTCTCGAAGGGGACCTGGCAGGCCAAGAAAAGATGCCTCGACCTCCACAATGAATAAGTTAGTGTCAAACGCAGCCTCGGTCAATCTCAAAAGTGCATCCAATCAGGGTGCTCCTTTCTCACCAGTAAATATTACTTTACCGACTGCCGTAGTACAAACGTCTAAATCCAAAAGGTATTTTGTGGAACCATCAACGAAACAAGAGTCGCTTTTATTATCTGCCCCTTCATCATCAAGAGATGATGCTGATATGTCCTTGACTTCCGTACCGCAAAGAACGaacaatgaaaatggtaaagaGCGACCATCCACTGCTAATTCTAGCTCCATCACACCAACACCTGTTACGCCGAACAACTTAAttcaaatcaaaagaaaaagaggcaGGCCCCCAAAAAAGAGAACAGTGGAAACAATGATATCCAATTCCACGGATACGATAGATAAGTCAGATGCATCTAATCGGATTAAAAACGAGATTCCAATAAATTCCTTGCTTCCATCTTCcaaatttcatcaaatacCATCATCTCCATCCAATCCTGTGTCACAACCGGCTCCGGTTCGGACTTCAAGGTCAGCCACACAAGAAATAGACATTAAAAGTTTAGAACTGGCCTCTCTAATTTCAACTAATGGTGATCCAAACGCAGAGGATTCGAATACTACTGATACTGTTCATAATAACGTGGAAGGAAAGGTaaatgttgaagaaaataaaaccgagaaggagaaaataataaccATCAAATCATCCAGCGAAAATAGTGGTAATAATACGaccaataataataatactgACAACGTCATTAAATTTTCAGCTAATTCAGATATCAATAGTGATATTCGCCGATTAATGGTTAACGATCAGTTTTCATTAAGTTATGACGCCAGCGGTAATATTACGGTCAAATTACCACCCGTTTCCTCtccagcagcagcaacagctGCCGCTGCTGCGGCGGTTACGTCAGAGATGAATAGACAACAAAGAGAATTAGATAAAAGACGTGATTCAAGGGAGAAAATGCTTGTTAATATGAAATATAACGATCGCGATAAAGCAAAGTCATTTATGGAGTCTAATAAGAAACTCTTAAAAGcaatgaaagaagaagagaggAGGAAAAGAATGACTTCGATAATACATGATAATCACTTGAACTTAAATTTGAATGAGATCTCCACCCGTTCAAAGATAAAAAGTGCAGAAAAACCAACAACTAAAGGTTCTTCAATGTCGCCAAAACCAAGATCGGCCTCCATCAGCGGCATTTCAGACCACCAACAGGAAGGATATCAACCATTAGAGCAAGAAAAACTCGTCGATATTGACAATGAGGGCTCAAACGCAAACAGCGACTCTCTCAAGATGGGTCTAACCATATCCGCTGCCGATACGGTTCACAAAGTTGGAATACAGTCCATGCTAAATTCTGGGGAAGAGGCAATTACCAAGGAGAATGCAGAATATGAAAGAAAGACCCCGGGAGATGAAGAAACTACCACGTTCGTTCCATTAGAAAACTCACAACCTTCGGACACGATAAGGAAAAGAACAGCAGGCGATGACGGTGCATTGGATCAAACAGAGAATACGAGCATATCACCAAAGAAGAGACGCACAGAAGATCATACAAaaggtgaagaagatgagGGAGAAAGGGGTGTTGGTAATAGCGGAACGCTGGCCACCGTGGAGAATGTCTCAGGAGACATCTCCGCAGATTTATCCAAAGGTACTTCATCTATCCATAACGATACTGAGTCTGCTAACGATAGTAGCAATGGCAACGGAAACCTCGGTTTGGGTACAGAGTCACGCAATACATTGTTAACGGCAACTCCCATTGAATTAATCTGCCGGGAAGGCTTCTTCTACCGGAGAGATATTCCGGACGTTCCCATTACCACAGGAGCGTACCTGGAATTTAAATTCAAGGCGAAAGAAGAGGAATTGATCAACTCTAGCATCAATGAGGAGGATTATGCTGCTAAATCAAAgcatgaaaaaatgaatgcGCATTTCTTCAAGCCTGATATTCAAGAAGAGACGGAACTTgcctttgaaattttgagCAAGACAACGCTGACAGAGAAATACGTTAACAGTTTGGAGTACTTCTTGATGGAATTCAGGTGGGAGAATAAACTAGTTGGTCTAGGCTTAAAACTTCGGGAATCCAAAAGAACCTGGCAAAGGAGAAAGGCGTTATTTGCCCTTTTCGAATTTTGGAGAGACCAATCAAGAGACAAAAGAAGATTCCACAACTACACCATCCTGCATGCGGTGAAAGAGATGGAAAACTACAGAATATTTATTAATCGATCCGTTTCATGGTTCTACAACCATATTACCCTGCTAAAAATGATCCTCTACGACCTCTGCGACAATGTGACCACTCAATGGAGAGAGTGGATGTTTCCCCATAACGAAACACTGCCGGCATTGGGTCAGGACGGCATTAACGAAGACAATCTGAATGAAACCATCGACAACATGTTAATTTTTGACTTCCTTGATGACGGTTCAGAAAACAACCAGGTCAAATATTCCAGAATCATACCGCCAGATATCCGTTAA
- the PFU1 gene encoding Pfu1p (F-box protein that regulates pheromone-dependent morphogenesis; interacts with Sgt1p via a Leucine-Rich Repeat (LRR) domain), with the protein MANKSRPKKIKAPYRKYVAGEGFSSTRNDNKAKEFTITIPEDAELIETPQGSYYYDETNDTIVKLTRLSNEKKDKKGRKQSPSSSSTSSSKGEKNGKVIESEEARMHSVSVKMVLPWEIQHRIIHYLDIPEKEEKLNKTANGKKTTTGINMNYLLVCRNWYAMCLPKLYYAPALTSKNFNGFVDTIIINKKKNLGHYVFELNLSTILQSGRNSFVSKLLRRCCSNLTKFIAPQTSFGYAPLISLKSCHDLKFLDLGLVSETVKLKELFSAIKNFTKLTHLSFPRSSIDCQGFQDIQWPQNLRYLKLSGGITNEFVIDTKWPTTITTLEFSYCPQITELSIYSLLSQIGDNLKHLFFHYPMPSLAENSLDHVFTYCANLISLQLMVDYCSKWCFSEFMLSKLVEYDRPLKTLYLECSGSLGLASKIHPDDLTIAILESRLPCLKNICVSPKLGWNMKSDEVADLVVSLEDQDGSLYLNY; encoded by the coding sequence ATGGCAAACAAATCACGacccaagaaaatcaagGCTCCTTACAGGAAGTACGTGGCGGGAGAGGGTTTCTCCTCTACAAGAAATGATAATAAGGCTAAAGAATTCACTATCACTATACCGGAGGATGCAGAACTCATTGAGACTCCACAGGGGTCTTATTACTATGATGAAACCAATGATACTATAGTGAAATTGACACGACTgagtaatgaaaaaaaggataaaaaAGGACGTAAGCAGTCGccatcgtcatcatcgaCATCGTCCTccaaaggagaaaaaaatggcaaagtCATAGAGAGTGAGGAAGCGAGGATGCATTCAGTATCAGTAAAGATGGTTTTGCCATGGGAGATACAGCATAGAATAATTCATTATCTTGATATACcagagaaagaagaaaaattaaataaaactgctaatggaaaaaaaactacgACTGGTATAAATATGAACTACTTACTAGTTTGCAGAAACTGGTACGCCATGTGTCTACCAAAGCTTTATTATGCACCAGCGTTAACAAGTAAGAATTTCAACGGGTTTGTTGATACAATAAtcataaataaaaagaagaatttagGACACTATGTTTTTGAGTTGAACTTGTCTACAATTTTACAAAGTGGTAGAAATTCATTTGTCTCCAAGCTTTTACGACGATGCTGTTCTAACCTAACTAAATTCATCGCACCACAGACAAGCTTTGGTTACGCGCCtttgatttcattgaaaTCGTGTCatgatttgaaatttttagaCTTGGGTTTAGTATCGGAAACAGTTAAGCTGAAGGAGTTATTTTCTGCCATTAAAAATTTCACTAAATTAACGCATTTATCTTTTCCCAGATCGTCGATTGACTGCCAAGGGTTCCAAGATATTCAATGGCCACAGAATCTCAGGTACTTGAAATTGAGTGGAGGTATAACAAATGAATTTGTGATTGATACGAAATGGCCAACAACTATTACAACTTTAGAATTCTCTTATTGTCCTCAAATAACGGAATTGTCTATTTATTCGTTGTTATCACAGATCGGTGATAATTTAAagcatttattttttcattatccgATGCCATCTCTGGCAGAAAATTCCCTAGACCATGTCTTCACGTACTGTGCtaatttaatttctttgcAGCTCATGGTTGATTACTGTTCTAAGTGGTGCTTTTCTGAATTCATGCTAAGTAAATTGGTGGAATATGATAGGCCTCTTAAAACATTGTACTTAGAATGCAGCGGATCCTTGGGATTAGCTTCTAAGATTCATCCCGATGACTTGACTATAGCCATACTGGAATCCAGGCTGCCCTGCCTAAAGAATATTTGTGTTTCTCCCAAGCTGGGGTGGAACATGAAAAGCGATGAAGTCGCTGATTTGGTAGTCTCTTTGGAAGATCAAGATGGCAGTTTATATCTTAATTATTAA
- the GIC2 gene encoding Gic2p (Rho-family GTPase interacting protein and Cdc42p effector; required with Gic1p for cell polarity establishment and initiation of budding; involved in recruitment of septins to the presumptive bud site; interacts with Cdc42p via the Cdc42/Rac-interactive binding (CRIB) domain and with PI(4,5)P2 via a polybasic region; gic1 gic2 double mutants are defective for polarizing Cdc42p at elevated temperature, so may function both up- and downstream of Cdc42p; regulates mitotic exit): MTSASITNTGNETMNLPQMRSIWLDEDEEAEKLYGLQAQQFMGSDDEENLGITFINSDKPVLSNKKNIELPPLSPNSHPSCHHRRSNSNSAKSKESSSSSSSANKTNHKKVFLKLNLLKKKLLGAQPDIRGKGISTPFDFQHISHADTRNGFQDEQLQEPSSLSTEIKDDYTSSSSKRDSKSLNKAFVTERIPANRESKLISRSHENKTSRLSVARSISVTSSNYSKNTQGNNHSINGRVVSTSTMATSIFEYSPNASPKQFKNKSHALGHRYTNSTDSSESSLDFLKNYNFPTLLEDKPILDFLPRSQRSSAYRSLLETPNSNKDSAKAFFPSRQSPLPKRRNSIATPSPQSKFSYSDSPVNHRKSFDDVLYSFNQLEPLQT; the protein is encoded by the coding sequence ATGACTAGTGCAAGTATTACCAATACTGGAAACGAAACCATGAACCTTCCACAGATGCGGTCGATTTGGctggatgaagatgaagaagctgaaaaacTCTACGGTCTGCAGGCCCAGCAATTCATGGGatctgatgatgaagaaaaccTAGGCATTACTTTCATCAACAGCGATAAACCTGTGCTGAGtaacaagaaaaacattGAGTTGCCTCCACTTTCACCAAATTCACATCCGTCTTGCCACCACAGGAGAAGTAATTCTAACTCTGCAAAGTCTAAAGaatcatcgtcatcatcgtccAGCGCCAACAAGACAAATCACAAAAAGGTTTTCCTTAAGCTtaatttgttgaagaaaaagttgcTTGGTGCCCAACCGGACATAAGAGGTAAAGGTATCTCCACACCATTTGATTTTCAACATATTTCACATGCTGACACTAGAAATGGATTCCAAGATGAGCAATTGCAGGAACCTTCATCGCTGTCCACAGAGATTAAGGACGACTATACCTCCTCCTCAAGCAAGCGGGATTCGAAATCACTAAATAAAGCTTTTGTCACTGAAAGGATCCCTGCTAATCGTGAAAGCAAACTCATTTCAAGATCGCACGAAAATAAGACATCAAGACTATCAGTCGCGCGTTCGATCTCAGTAACGTCCTCCAATTACTCTAAAAACACACAAGGAAACAATCATTCCATTAATGGGAGAGTCGTATCTACGTCAACTATGGCTACATCTATTTTTGAGTATTCCCCAAACGCATCTCCAAAAcaatttaaaaataagtCACACGCTCTGGGTCATAGATACACTAATTCCACGGATTCTAGTGAGTCTTCGCtggattttttgaagaactaCAACTTCCCCACACTACTTGAAGATAAGCCTATTTTAGACTTCTTGCCTCGTTCTCAGAGGTCAAGCGCTTATCGTAGCCTTTTAGAGACCCCAAACTCAAATAAGGACTCAGCAAAAGCCTTCTTTCCTTCACGCCAAAGCCCTCTTCCCAAGAGAAGAAACTCTATAGCTACGCCTTCTCCACAATCTAAATTTTCCTACTCTGACTCCCCTGTAAACCATAGAAAATCTTTCGATGATGTTCTTTATTCTTTCAACCAGCTCGAGCCCCTGCAAACTTAA
- the HNT2 gene encoding bis(5'-adenosyl)-triphosphatase (Dinucleoside triphosphate hydrolase; has similarity to the tumor suppressor FHIT and belongs to the histidine triad (HIT) superfamily of nucleotide-binding proteins) yields MILSKTKKPKSMNKPIYFSKFLVTEQVFYKSKYTYALVNLKPIVPGHVLIVPLRTTVLNLSDLTMPESQDYFKTLQLIHRFIKWQYKADSINVAIQDGPEAGQSVPHLHTHIIPRYKINNVGDLIYDKLDHWDGNGTLTDWQGRRDEYLGVGGRQARKNNSTSATVDGDELSQGPNVLKPDSQRKVRALTEMKKEAEDLQARLEEFVSSDPGLTQWL; encoded by the exons ATGATCTTAAGCAAAACAAAGAAACCTAAAAGCATGAATAAGCCAATATATTTCAGCAAGTTTCTTGTAACTGAACAAGTTTTCTAT AAGTCAAAATATACGTATGCATTGGTAAACTTGAAACCAATTGTACCCGGACATGTACTGATCGTTCCACTGAGAACTACGGTTTTAAACTTATCAGATCTGACCATGCCTGAATCTCAAGATTATTTCAAGACTTTACAGTTAATACATAGATTTATTAAGTGGCAATATAAGGCTGACTCTATCAACGTTGCCATCCAAGATGGACCTGAGGCCGGACAGTCGGTACCCCACTTGCATACACACATTATTCCACGTtataaaataaacaatGTAGGGGATTTAATATACGATAAATTAGATCATTGGGATGGTAATGGGACTTTGACTGATTGGCAAGGAAGAAGAGACGAATATTTGGGTGTTGGTGGTAGGcaagcaagaaaaaataactCTACATCGGCCACTGTAGACGGGGATGAACTCTCACAAGGTCCTAATGTCTTGAAGCCAGACAGTCAAAGGAAGGTTCGAGCTTTAACcgaaatgaaaaaagaagctgAGGATCTTCAAGCCAGACTAGAAGAATTTGTATCTTCTGATCCTGGTTTAACACAATGGTTATAG
- the CPR5 gene encoding peptidylprolyl isomerase family protein CPR5 (Peptidyl-prolyl cis-trans isomerase (cyclophilin) of the ER; catalyzes the cis-trans isomerization of peptide bonds N-terminal to proline residues; transcriptionally induced in response to unfolded proteins in the ER; CPR5 has a paralog, CPR2, that arose from the whole genome duplication), with amino-acid sequence MKLQFFSFITLFACLFTTAIFAKEDTAEDPEITHKVYFDINHGDKQIGRIVMGLYGLTTPQTVENFYQLTISRDPKMGYLNSIFHRVIPNFMIQGGDFTHRSGIGGKSIFGNTFKDENFDVKHDKPGRLSMANRGKNTNGSQFFITTVPCPWLDGKHVVFGEVLDGMDVVHYIENVKTDSRNMPVKEVIIVESGELETVPLDNKDAAKLQEEIKAEASEAAHDEL; translated from the coding sequence ATGAagcttcaatttttttcctttattacCTTATTTGCTTGTCTCTTCACAACAGCCATTTTTGCGAAAGAGGACACGGCAGAAGATCCTGAGATCACACACAAGGTCTACTTTGACATTAATCACGGTGATAAACAAATTGGTAGAATTGTTATGGGATTGTATGGTCTCACCACACCCCAAACCGTTGAAAACTTTTACCAGTTGACCATTTCCAGGGACCCTAAGATGGGTTATTTGAACTCTATCTTCCATCGCGTTATTCCTAACTTCATGATTCAAGGTGGCGATTTCACTCACAGATCAGGTATTGGGGGTAAGTCTATCTTCGGAAACACGTTCAAAGATGAGAATTTTGATGTCAAACATGACAAACCAGGCAGATTGTCTATGGCCAATCGTGGTAAAAACACCAACGGATcccaatttttcatcaccaCCGTCCCATGCCCATGGTTGGACGGTAAGCACGTTGTCTTTGGAGAAGTCTTGGATGGTATGGACGTAGTTCACTACATTGAAAACGTTAAGACCGACAGTAGAAATATGCCTGTAAAGGAAGTTATTATTGTGGAAAGTGGTGAACTGGAAACTGTTCCTTTGGACAATAAAGACGCCGCCAAGCTACAGGAAGAGATCAAAGCGGAAGCTAGCGAAGCAGCCCACGATGAACTCTAA
- the PMT7 gene encoding putative dolichyl-phosphate-mannose--protein mannosyltransferase (Putative protein mannosyltransferase similar to Pmt1p; has a potential role in protein O-glycosylation), with product MKDLRLQGPYRKYIPYNIFQQCGIGHLKTLDYIFAFLIVITNFTLIWKSHSSSFWNRPWDNNSEQELSQLIQFYLDKAFYIHELPPFTIQFYSIIRRLKIAENLRYVSLFLNSSTLGFLFLITRRINCSRLISATGLLILSNWETFRNEGTIISFDSLEWCLFSVVIYSFISISIAKLGTTNWFANVITLSISLGLAISSKFIGIVTWAFVILSFVRQFDRLISDVKVTTIQIIKFVILCLLFVLIIPGSIFIISYSNLLSNFKTDTPQFSKYMSTYFKSYLRGPQVQPSRLYYGSTITLRHLDSMVGYLASHDISYPSDVDEQLVALSFEEFAADNEWLIEHPTLNLSFSEVYHADQLIPVEFGQSIKLRHKSTGKLLRASTAKPPISEQDYDFQISCTKDSNYEGGMDERWDVLLIKDEINNDKKDNADDKYIKPLQSEIRFYNNGQRCGLLGHDLRLPEWGRFEQEVLCMEYPVIPRTTFLIDSVQLPVDFQVPMIEYYIGKISSSAEFNHTLSWSQFLYLFKEYIFKQYKYNYYIKYGKNKVTFEDAFAVEKWPITLDTDSPVWFNFAWYGSLLSMIIFMCVQCKRMISWNPWTTAEPSFSIKWEVYNEFGWECIVGWFLHFYIFTMSPHFNLGKKLYFQSFFFSVLCLLESLDCLAK from the coding sequence ATGAAGGACTTGAGATTACAGGGGCCCTACAGAAAGTACATTCCCtataatattttccaacaatGTGGAATTGGTCACTTAAAGACGCTTGATTATATTTTCGCGTTTTTGATTGTTATTACCAATTTCACATTAATATGGAAATCGCactcttcttcattctGGAACCGACCATGGGACAATAATAGTGAACAAGAACTTTCCCAATTAATTCAGTTTTACCTAGACAAGGCTTTTTACATCCATGAATTGCCACCATTTACAATACAGTTCTACTCCATTATTCGAAGATTAAAGATCGCAGAAAATTTAAGATAcgtttctttgtttttgaattcatcGACTTtaggttttcttttcctgaTAACAAGGAGAATCAATTGCTCTCGTTTAATTTCAGCAACAGGTTTGCTGATATTATCCAACTGGGAAACTTTCAGAAATGAGGGCACTATTATATCATTTGACAGTTTAGAATGGTGTCTGTTCTCAGTAGTAATTTACAGTTTTATAAGCATTTCAATTGCAAAACTGGGAACTACGAATTGGTTTGCTAATGTGATTACATTATCTATTTCTTTAGGGCTGGCAATCTCTTCTAAATTTATTGGAATTGTCACTTGGGCCTTCGtaattctttcttttgtacGTCAATTTGATAGACTGATAAGCGACGTTAAAGTTACGACCATccaaataataaaatttgtCATTCTCTGTCTATTATTCGTTTTGATTATCCCTGGTTCCATCTTCATAATAAGTTATTCGAACTTACTTTCGAATTTTAAGACAGACACGCcacaattttcaaaatatatgAGCACATATTTCAAGTCCTATTTAAGAGGCCCTCAAGTACAACCGAGTCGATTGTACTATGGATCAACGATCACATTACGTCATTTAGATTCTATGGTCGGATATCTTGCTTCTCACGATATTTCGTATCCATCAGATGTTGACGAACAGTTAGTAGCGTtatcatttgaagaattcgCGGCAGACAATGAATGGTTAATAGAACATCCTACATTAAATTTGAGTTTTTCTGAGGTATACCATGCTGATCAATTGATACCTGTAGAATTTGGTCAAAGTATAAAACTAAGACACAAATCTACTGGAAAATTATTGAGAGCCAGCACTGCTAAACCTCCCATCAGCGAGCAGGACTATGactttcaaatttcatGCACGAAAGATTCAAACTACGAAGGAGGAATGGATGAGAGATGGGATGTTCTCCTGATTAAAGATGAAATCAACAATGATAAAAAGGATAACGCAGATGATAAATACATTAAACCGCTTCAATCAGAGATACGCTTTTACAATAACGGCCAGAGATGTGGGCTATTGGGCCATGATCTTCGGTTACCTGAATGGGGCCGCTTTGAGCAAGAAGTCCTATGTATGGAGTACCCAGTAATACCAAGAACCACTTTTCTAATAGACTCAGTACAACTACCAGTCGATTTCCAAGTCCCAATGATAGAATATTATATCGGCAAAATAAGTTCTTCAGCAGAATTCAATCATACCTTATCTTGGTCacaatttctttatcttttcaaagaatatattttcaaacaaTACAAGTACAATTACTATATTAAATACGGTAAAAATAAGGTCACTTTTGAAGATGCGTTCGCCGTGGAAAAATGGCCAATTACGTTAGACACAGACTCTCCAGTTTGGTTTAATTTTGCATGGTATGGATCCTTACTCTCGATGATCATTTTCATGTGCGTGCAATGTAAGAGAATGATATCTTGGAATCCGTGGACAACTGCTGAACCTTCCTTTTCTATCAAATGGGAGGTCTACAATGAATTTGGCTGGGAGTGCATTGTCGGTTGgtttttacatttttacATCTTCACAATGAGTCCACACTTCAACTTGGGGAAAAAACTGTACttccaaagttttttctttagtgTATTGTGTCTTTTAGAATCGTTAGATTGCCTTGCAAAGTAA